From Gemmatimonadaceae bacterium, the proteins below share one genomic window:
- a CDS encoding redoxin domain-containing protein, giving the protein MTSTQVSAVPAVGSVAPDFTVDTTSGAQVTLSSFRGKSNVLLAFFPLAFTSTCTAEMCAFTDEYAEFERQDVVVIPISVDAVPSLKAYKAQYKLAVELASDFRRQVSRAYGTLLEHTFFSNRAYFLIDKQGVVRWSHVEATPGHRRENAEILAEIAKL; this is encoded by the coding sequence GCTCCGTCGCCCCCGACTTCACGGTCGACACCACCAGTGGGGCGCAGGTCACGCTCTCCAGCTTCCGCGGCAAGTCGAACGTGCTGCTGGCGTTCTTTCCGCTGGCCTTCACCTCGACCTGCACGGCCGAGATGTGCGCGTTCACGGACGAGTACGCGGAGTTCGAGCGGCAGGACGTCGTCGTCATTCCCATCAGCGTGGATGCCGTGCCGTCGCTCAAGGCCTACAAGGCACAGTACAAGTTGGCGGTCGAGCTGGCCTCGGATTTCCGGCGCCAGGTCTCGCGGGCCTACGGCACCCTGCTGGAGCACACGTTCTTCTCGAACCGCGCCTACTTCCTAATCGACAAGCAAGGCGTCGTGCGCTGGTCCCACGTCGAGGCGACGCCAGGGCACCGGCGCGAGAACGCGGAGATCCTCGCGGAGATCGCGAAGCTCTAG
- a CDS encoding PAS domain-containing protein, with protein MPPDAADARAARALSALAGISTELAAARSVESTVERALGTLRAFLDAAEVSLWLHTPQGLSRGWCVGTESTIEDDVRGALRLGDTLASVADLDVAPIVLGDRRVGALAVRTTRTLGDEERMALMTLANLLAPELAHAERSRQLEVEVAARTAEIERGRRFTEKIIDSLPLGLYVIDREYKIQSWNRKRETGMQGVSREQAIGKTIFQILHRQPAEMLRREFDDVFSTGRMQEYQMESVASGEARTYRITKIPMRLGDGPVTHVITIGEDVTDWKEAQARFSQAEKLAAIGQLAAGVMHEINNPLATIAACAESLSYRIEDLVKSGVTIAPETHDFVGIIENEVVRCKQIVDGLLDFSRPKQARKERVNINEVVERTLFLLKHHVRFKKLGVVTELDPTIGRVPQANSEQLVQVLMALLINAMDAMGERGTVQIVSKAGPDAEHGAILEVVDQGHGIARSELGKIFEPFYTTKEPGQGTGLGLSICYGIVQEHGGTIEVESTLGQGTTFRVTLPVVAA; from the coding sequence TTGCCTCCCGACGCCGCCGACGCCCGCGCGGCACGCGCCCTCTCCGCGCTCGCCGGCATCAGCACGGAGCTGGCCGCGGCCCGCTCGGTTGAGAGCACGGTAGAGCGCGCCCTCGGCACCCTGCGGGCCTTCCTCGACGCTGCTGAGGTCTCGCTGTGGCTGCATACGCCGCAGGGGCTCTCGCGCGGATGGTGCGTGGGCACCGAGTCGACCATCGAGGATGACGTGCGCGGTGCGCTGCGGCTCGGCGATACCTTGGCCAGTGTCGCCGACCTCGACGTGGCGCCGATCGTCCTCGGCGACCGGCGCGTCGGGGCTCTCGCGGTGCGCACCACGCGCACCCTCGGCGATGAAGAGCGGATGGCCCTGATGACCTTGGCCAACCTGCTCGCCCCGGAGTTGGCCCACGCCGAGCGATCGCGGCAGCTGGAGGTCGAGGTCGCGGCACGCACGGCCGAGATCGAGCGCGGCCGCCGATTCACCGAGAAGATCATCGACTCGCTGCCACTCGGCCTGTACGTGATTGACCGCGAGTACAAGATCCAAAGCTGGAATCGCAAGCGCGAGACCGGCATGCAGGGCGTGTCCCGCGAGCAGGCCATCGGCAAGACCATCTTCCAGATTCTGCACCGCCAGCCGGCGGAGATGCTGCGCCGCGAGTTCGACGACGTGTTCTCGACTGGCCGTATGCAGGAATACCAGATGGAGTCCGTGGCCTCCGGCGAGGCGCGGACGTATCGCATCACCAAGATCCCGATGCGCCTGGGCGACGGGCCCGTCACCCACGTCATCACCATCGGCGAGGACGTCACCGACTGGAAGGAGGCGCAGGCGCGCTTCTCCCAGGCGGAGAAGCTCGCGGCCATCGGCCAGCTCGCGGCCGGCGTGATGCACGAGATCAACAACCCGCTGGCCACCATCGCGGCCTGCGCCGAGTCCCTGAGCTACCGCATCGAGGACTTGGTGAAGAGCGGCGTGACGATTGCGCCGGAGACGCACGACTTCGTCGGCATCATCGAGAACGAGGTCGTGCGCTGCAAGCAGATCGTGGACGGCCTGCTCGACTTCAGCCGACCCAAGCAGGCGCGCAAGGAGCGCGTGAACATCAATGAGGTGGTGGAGCGCACGCTGTTCCTGCTCAAGCACCACGTGCGCTTCAAGAAGCTGGGTGTGGTGACCGAACTGGACCCCACCATCGGGCGCGTGCCGCAGGCGAACTCCGAGCAACTCGTGCAGGTGTTGATGGCCCTGCTCATCAACGCGATGGACGCGATGGGCGAGCGCGGCACGGTGCAGATCGTGTCCAAGGCGGGCCCGGACGCCGAGCACGGGGCCATTCTTGAGGTGGTGGACCAGGGCCACGGCATCGCCCGCAGCGAGTTGGGCAAGATCTTCGAGCCGTTCTATACGACCAAGGAGCCTGGGCAGGGGACGGGGCTCGGCCTCTCCATCTGCTACGGCATCGTGCAGGAGCACGGAGGGACCATCGAAGTGGAGAGCACGCTCGGGC
- a CDS encoding Hsp20/alpha crystallin family protein: MVYRTTLAPLFTLRREMDRLFDDVVGRGSESASQWVPAVDVREDEQGYRFELELPGVDPARVEITADNGVLTVRGDKVSERRESESARWHVVERVTGSFRRSFQLPQNVAEDRIEADFAQGLLTVRVPKAELPKPKKIEIKV, from the coding sequence ATGGTGTACCGCACGACCTTGGCGCCGCTGTTCACGCTGCGCCGCGAGATGGACCGCCTGTTTGACGACGTCGTGGGCCGCGGCAGCGAGTCCGCGAGCCAGTGGGTGCCGGCCGTGGATGTCCGGGAGGACGAGCAGGGCTATCGCTTTGAGCTGGAGCTGCCGGGTGTGGATCCGGCGCGCGTGGAGATCACGGCCGACAACGGCGTGCTCACCGTGCGTGGAGACAAAGTGTCCGAGCGCCGTGAGTCCGAGTCGGCGCGCTGGCACGTCGTGGAGCGCGTGACGGGCTCGTTCCGTCGCAGCTTCCAGCTGCCGCAGAACGTCGCCGAGGACCGCATCGAGGCCGACTTCGCGCAGGGCCTGCTGACCGTGCGGGTGCCGAAGGCGGAGCTGCCCAAGCCCAAGAAGATCGAGATCAAGGTCTGA